Part of the Xiphophorus couchianus chromosome 2, X_couchianus-1.0, whole genome shotgun sequence genome, tcagaaccagcagaaaaaCGTTGCagctgcagtacgtaacttttattaaaacgTTTTCATGATGCCAGAACGGTTTGGtatgagaagataaaaaaaaataaaaatcaagctccttttctttttcaattcctaactagaaacaaccaatcagagccaggaggtggggcttagcgctgtcaatcaccctccaGCTCTCTGCTACCCTACAGTCTGTGGTAAATGCTAAGGCTatttagcatagccaccaatgacggcagataaacaattttcctgTAAGTTGCTTCTCTGCCATTAGCGCATTCAGCAGCGAGTGCATGAGggtgattggcagcgctaagctcctcctcctggctctgattggttgtttttggtgaatTTCTGTCTCACAACACACTGCCAACATGGAGACCTTTAATTTATAAGAgtcactgcagctttaaatccaCTGGAGCCAAAACCAGAGACCCGGGAACTTACACGTCCTCTTAGCGTTGAGACGAGCTGCGTCGTCCTGAACGAGGAGGTCCCGgatgtgaggaagaggaggaggaggaagagccgGGCTCATCTTCCTCTCAGACTGCAGGGTGACCTGAGAGCTGCTGGGCGGAAACATCAGCAGCAGGCACAGAGCGGCAAGGCCTCCCATGGCGACCAGCtactgaaacacagaaacaaactccTCCGTCTTCCTCAGCCTTAAAGGGCCGGTACCATGTGTTTTCCACTTTACTGCAGAACTAAGGTATTATACTATAAACTATTAAAtactatatatatcaaatattgcttagaaaaatgttgagctaaataataaaacaaaagtgagaCATTTTGTCTACTTTTGAAGTAATAATGCAGTAAATCACTGGATTCCACACCTTCAGTCTCAGTGCTTTAACTGATCATAATGAAGGCACAAAAAGTGTCACatatcaaatataatttaaaataacatttgactttgtaatttatcgtcttgaaattgggtctctgtctctttaagaactcctgctgtttgtgaagctccgcctccaggaagtcaccCCAACACGGCTCctctttaaccctttcatgtttttaccagcgttgcatcTCCACCAGCtggttgctaattgctgctggctagtctgaaggagctgagtgggggaggagctgcgccttggaggcggggctaggtccacctcCCAGGTGGACCCAACCAGCTGGGTCCACCTCGGTCCCAGCTGGTTGGGTCCAGCTGGGTCCCAtccagctgaatggttgccatggagatgaaaagATTTCTCTAACATTAAAGCAACTCCAGGTTTGCTTCGATtaggaaaaaacattaaaatttgacGGAAAGATCgaaataaagtcattttaagtTACACCgcctctttaatgttttttatgagctcttaataaaaatctttcaactgtttctcatctttttttaacaCTAAGACTAAAACTGAAGCCCAGATTTCATCCAGCAGGACTTTCTTCCCTTACAAACATTCAGATCTCTAAAGAAAAGCCGGCCGTTTTTAAAAAGGAGTTTTTACCTGAGTTTTAGGAACCGAGACGCTGCTTTCCTCTCGCTGGCTGTTGTTCTTTCTGCCTTTCAAGCTGAGTGAAGTGAGACTGGATCCAAGACGACCGAAATCCCCAAAGACGTCGATGTTTCTTCAGGGAATCCTGCAGAAAAGCAGCGTGGTGTCATGGAGACGGAGATTATTAAACGCTGATCTGCAGCACTTTGAAccacagataaaaaataaagaggaaacgTCTGAGGAGGCTccattttctaattaaaataaagaatctttattttaattagtttattctCTTTAAGAAGGTGATATAAATTGTgacaatttaatttgaataaagacgatctttgttttacttcttcTGGTTTAAAACGAGTTTAAACTTGAAACTGAAGTATTTAATATAGAAAtcaatttaatggaaaaacacaatAAGTTCAGCTTCTagtttgtagaaataaaaactgagcaTCTAAAACCGGAACAGGTTGTATTTGGAGGATGCagctccccctggtggtgaGTGATGAGTACAGCAACTCAACACGgcaattattttctttgctttgtttttcaagtaaaaaatatttaataattaaacattaaaatgtgttttaaatcaataatcatACATGTGTGTAATATTCAAACGTTTTACTTTTTTAGGTGTACGTTTACTAGATGTAAATGTTAACCAATTAACCGATTATTAAATTAGTCATAATGTATATTTGTGGTTTCTTGTGTTGGCTGAAAGAcgtcaaactgtttaaaaactgtagaagaaaaatattcaaataaaactgaagctcTAAATGAATCTACATTGATTCACCTTTTGAACTGAAACAAatgaactttttctctttcctgaCGTCAACAGAGCCGAGCGTTTCAACATTTTCTCCCCATGAAGAAACGTTCAGTCAGCTTCACGTTTCAGACCAGAATGTTCCCCAAACGTCACTGAAAAACCAAACTTTCCATCAGCGTTTCAtttcctgacctttgacctcagagTTTCTTTCCCAGGCAGATAAAGGAGCAGATTTCACACAGCAGGGAGCAGAAAACGTTACGGTGGAGAACctgagcagaaatgttttatcaagCCCAAGTTCCTGCAGAAAACCGACAGGAAAACTTCACCGAAAATCTACAGTGGAGTTCAGGAAGATTAAAGACGGAAAAGGACTAAATACCagccaaaaacataaacagaactTTCTGGAATAAACTCTGAAATATCTGaactccaaaagaaaaaaattgcaagaaaaaaaaaaaaagattaatccCAGATTATATTTTTGATCCTTGACTCTGAGCTCTAAAAGCTGgaaatttactaaaaaaactaaaactttgatattaattgaaacttttctagaaaaaacaaggataTTTTCTGagcaacaaaactaaaaaacttgagaaaaaaattcaaattgttGGCTGagtctcagaaatgttctagaaaaaaaagagttaatttCTGTGCAACAAGTCcaacatttgcaagaaaaaaacgttaaattttcagattaacGTCAGAAGCTCCAGAAAACCTTTGAGCTTGAAATTtgtagggaaaaaaagtaaataaaaatgaaaaattcatCTTTAAACTTGTGGAAATTTGAGTTTTGAAAGTGCAGAagagaaatttccaagtttttgttctagaaaatgtctgggATGAAGAACTTTGGGATTTCTTTGGCAGAAGTtgagttttttcctcttcctgtccgCTGGGCCCAAAATTATCTGCTTAACTGAAaccaaagaaatgaaaaaatgttccCCTAAATAAATTCATCACTTCCAGCTGCAGGTTCGTTTTCTAACTTCCTTACAGATCATTTAATTATTCTGGAGCTTTAAatcagtagaaataaaaaatattcagcttaaaaactgaaaccaggAAGAAAATAGAATCTGAcaggaacaaaaatatattgctgcaaaagttttattatgacaaatacagagaaaattcatttttacatttgtttaccagctaaagttttaaaacattagatACCAGAatgatttccacattttgttctgCCTTATTTATGTTGAAggcaaaaaaaatgcagctttttaagTTCATGTGACTCAagatcaaaatcaaaacattaagaGTGAAAAATAAcggaataaaaactaaaaatcacaaaaaaaccgAAGATATAAAAccagaaactaaaaatatctaCAAGCTCATTTAATTTAGCTTCAgtttctactttttacatatttacattgCAGACGTGGCTCACATGACTGATTCAGTCAGCAGAACCACTTTAAATCACATGAGgctgaaaccagaaccagacccaacACTTTGAAACGGTTCACATTATGGCAGCCGGTCTGGACCCAGACAGAACAGAGTAAAGGAGAATAGATCCGTTTTGTAGCTCACAGGACAAATCgcagtggaaataaaaaccaacatttatCTGGCTGTTTAGGAGATTTATAATTATTAGGGCTGAActgactgcagttttctggccaataaATGTTGGAAAGTCTCACCTGCACATTCAGATTCTTTTCTtctgaaaagtcaaaacttttatCAATGAAAGTTACGTTGGCAGCAGCGTTCGGACCTCTGCTGAGCTCCGCAGGGTTGGCGGATCCGTCAGTCAGTGATTCGGTtatggaagaataaaaagcagAGCGTCTGATTTTCAGACGTTAGTGGAGGTAGATGAGATCGGAGGacaagatcagcttcacatgtacgTCTCAGCCAAACGCCGAATGTTTTGGAAATTCAGGCTCATAAAGTAGTTATGATACGTAAATACTTTCAGGGCTGCAGCTTCTACATCTGTATCGactacattttgtttaattacagattttaacacattcaaatttgaacaaaattaatttattttaatttattaatgaataaattattaatttaaatttattttttcttttaagcctTAACCTTCGTATTTGCACATAACGCCGCTGTCTTACAGTGTCAAACATCCCGATATGAATGATATCGGTTATCGGCTATAAGAGCAGGATTAATATCAATACCAGCCTAAATTTTCATATCCGTGCatctctaaatattttattatcttttcttCGGACCGTTTCAGTTGAACGTTCTGCGCTGCGTCTGTATCAGCAacaagacagaaataaacatcGGAAGCTCCGGTTTTACTTATCGGATCGATTACGACAACGATACCGATGTTCACGCCGATATatcatgaaaataataaacatttctcGTTTTCTCTGGGGAACTCGATGCTTAACGGAAACTGTTCTGGACTAACAGTCATTGTAAACATTTACGGCGCCGTAAACATCCAGGTCTGAAAACTGAAGattcagataaaatgttttggcagCGATGAGCTGCGGAAACCGAAACACGGACGTCAAACAGCAGCTCGTGTTCATAAGGTCAACAGGTCGTAGATATGCGGCCGTCCACCGCCGCGTCGCTCCACTTCTGAACGTTGGTGTGACCATCAGAGTTCGTAAAAACACGAAGTCGTAAAACAACAAGGATACGCAGGAATGGTTCATGACGGGTTTCAGTTCCTCAAatatcaactttttaaaagacattcctgttgaaaaaataatttaatacatCCATAAACTTAtggatttaatttaactttgtgaaaataaataggggaaaaggttttaaatatttaaaaatgaaagcttttGCTCTGAAAATGGTGAATTAAAGTTCGTTAGGGCAGAATTTTGGTCATTTCTGTGACAGAGCATTAAAGCcaggacaaagaaaaaataattatgaaaataaagtcacaatattatctaaataaagtcgtaatattacgagaataaactcatatgacaataaagtcataataccagaaaaactgcagtgacaagaaaaatgatgtaaccagaataaagtcataatatcagaataaaaatcgtaacaatatgagaataaagtcgtacgACAAAAGTTACAAGAGTAATCTTAAcgagaaaaaagttgtaataataaaattgtaatatggatgccttagtcctcaacgcggacgtcgcgggttcgactcccggtcccgacgacctttaccgcatgtcttcccccctctcctccccctccttcctgtctgcctactgtacaaaaaaaatacgagccgctagcgccgcaaaaactcttcggagaaacaaatggagaaaaaaaaagtaaaaaaaaaaaaaagttgtaatattacattATAGTCATATTACCAAAGTTTTAATGATATGCAAAAAGAAAGATATTACCAtaataaagttgcaataataaaaaacaagaataaagttgtacgaAAAAAGTTATAATATTGCGTGAAAAATGTAACGATTGGAGAAAACGTTGCAATGATGCGATAATAACGGAATAAATCTGTAAGAGGACAAGAATAAAGTAACGTTACGATAACGGCAAAAGTTAAAATCAGGAATTTCTATCATCATCAAAACGCATCACGATATAATCGTTTCATATCAGCCGATATTGATGATACaccgatttttaaaaaatgtctgaagcAGAGCCAAGCTGATGgcgtgtcacttcctgtttcatccaGTTCtccctccattttgtttttaaattttttaccaGTTGTGAGGCAAAGAGGggaaacttgaaactgctgctcCGTTACCCGGCAGGTCGTTGCTAGGCAACTGAAAAGCCAGAGAGTTGGTTTATCCCACCAACCTGCATGATGAATATTCAGCCAGATGTGTTCATCTGTTGGAACTGATCATGTTTATCATGTttatgttattgatttattgttctgCCTTAATTAAACTGATGTgggaaaaaagcataaaaaaatattttgtgtcaaAATCTACAGAAAATCTGAACTTCAGCAAAGAATTCCTGTCAGAACCAGTTTTCTCGTAATTTTACGACTTTTCTTCTGgtaataatattattttattatcgtaattaaaaataatcttttagtCCGGCTCTAATCCTGCGTCGTGTTTTTCTCTAGGACTCAGACGGTATGAAGCCGTTCCGGTGGTCCGGGTCGTTCCGGTGGTCCGGGTCGGTCCGGTCCGGGTCGGTCCAGTCTGCGTCGGTCATGTCCGTCATGGGCGTCTCGTCAGAGTTAACAATGCGGTACAGCCCCGTCTCCGTGTCCCTGCTGCTTGGCCGCCTGCGGTCCTGCAGAACCGAGTAGATGAACCCGACCGGGACCGGCAGCATGGCGAAGATGATCAGCAGAGCCAGAACCGCCAGAGCCCAGCCGGGATACGGCAGCCGGACCTCCGatgcctggaaaacaaaacatccatcACTCAGTCGGAAAAACGCTTCATTAGAATCataaagtttttagtttttcctcctttgcaacaacaaacttcaacatTTCAGCTTCAATAAACGTTGTTTATGTTTactaataaaatctgaaaagtgcgttgtgcatttgtattcagcccctcaGATTATAACTTTGACTTTGTTGTTTcacaaatggaaagaaataaagaaagaaagtaggAAGTAAACTGGAGCTAAaggaagaatttaaaaaaggaagaaaggaaataaaagccTGTAATAATCTCACAattacaggcttttattttcttggttgTCTTCTAATGGACCCTCTGAAGGCGGTTCTGACCCGCTGCGTACCGTTTCCTGGTTCCAGCTCATGTACGTCGGCGTCTCCATCAACATGCGGACGGTGGTGGCGCCCAGCAGCCCCAGCATGGCCAGCAGACACACATACTTCCACAGGTACTTGTACAGAACCGACGGCCTCCAGCCCAGCATGGCCTCCATGTCGTCCAGGAACCTGGAGGGAGACCAGGGTCAGCGCCGGGTCAGCGCCGGCGCGGCGATGGGCGGCGCGGCGATGGGCGGCGGCCTCACCTGTCGGCGCCGTAGAGCCACGACACGCTGAAGGTCTCGAACACGACGACGATGATGAGCGGCAGCGTGGCGGAGTAATCGTCAAACATGGTCACAAAGTAGTTCCCGCAGCGCTGCGTGAAGAGCAGGCCGATCAGGAAACCGGCCGCACAGCTGGCCACTGGAACCAAGATGGACGACCGTCAGGGAGcagaggtcaaaaggtcaaccgGTCAGGATGACGCTGAACTCAGAGGTACAGAAACTTCCCAcaggaaacatttaaacactggagATGAACTGGAGATTCACCAGTGTGAACTGGTGGTTTACCAGTGAGCTTGGTCTTGTTCCGGGCCAGCGAGGCGAAGCGGTCCCGGAGCGGCGCCAGGATTCCCTCCATGGTTCCGAACATGGTGCTGAGTCCGAGGTTGAGCAGCATGAGGAAGAAGAGCGCCGACCAGAAGGGGCTGCCGGGCAGCTGCGTCATGGCCTCCGTGAAGGCGATGAAGGCCAGACCCGTCCCCTCCACGCCCTGCAACCAAACGCAGCCGCCGTCAGCGCCgtccagaggtcaaaggtcagcctGAAAACACGCCTCACCGTCTGCATCTCCTTCTCCAGGTCGCAGTCGGTTAAATTAGCCAGAGTCTCTCCATGTTGGTTGAACCAGGAGCTGTAGGCCTGCCAGCCCACTGAGTCCGGGGTGGAAAGGTTAAAGGGGGGCGGGTTAAAGGTCAGCAGGccggcatgatgctgccaccgcagCTGCTGCAGGTTCCTGCAGGAAACAAACGAGTCAGAGAGAAAAACCTGATGACGTTaccagaaaatatgaaacagaatTAAATAAAGAATCTATGGAGGATATTTCtacaaaatgaaggaaatgaggcgaaaagaaaagtttaaaaaataaaaaataaatacaaacatgaaaataaaaaagaaacaaagaacaaaaataatgaacaaatcAAATGGAGAGAGTATGGAggagagaaataaagagaaaacaaaaaataaaaataaaataaaaaattcaaataaggagaaaatgaaaggaaaatgaatacaaagaaaaaaaaagaagtaaataaagTATTGCCTACAAGTACATTTGTAGGCAGTATTGCATGATGTATGCACAGgctaatattttgatcagaaagtttggtatgtgttcatcctctgtgaaggtagctctttttaaagttttctgtactTCATTTTACACAGCCCATCTATGgcgaagatataaaaaaagtagCCTGCACAAACTTTATGTGGCATACAATGATGGCCTGAGGCTCCTACTCAAAGTGCCTAGATGGAGCAGTGCCAgccacatgtttgcacataacgctgttcccacatgtgcagctgcgctcaggaatctcatgtataaatgtatgtgtagattacccgtgtcatacaataatataatagcaattttagtaaaccctgtttttagtacagcgagatttttctcaagattgtggaaacattggcgtcatcatttatttgtggctcagtgactgtcatgtttctttttgtttttttattctttttgttttactatggacctcttttgtgtctgaaataaagattgattgactgattgatatcaaaaattaaaaatgcaaaaatatcagaaaaaaaaactttagaatgaagaaaataaaaaaggacaaaacaaagaaagaaaaataaggaaACTAATATGGACGACCCGCCCAGCCTCCCTCTGCCCTCTGACCCCACCTCTTCACGCAGGTCACGACCCTTTCCTTGGCGCGGAAGCCGAGCACGGCGAACACCACCAGCGTGGCAAGCAGCGAGGTCAGGAAGTTGATGAAGGAGACGGTGAAGGCGTCGCGGTGGCAGTTGTTGTTCTTGGGGTTGTAGGAGGAGTAGGCGATGATGGAGCCGAAGCCCAGGCCCAGAGCGAAGAACACCTGCGTGGCCGCCTGGCGCCACACCTGGATGTCTGCCCAGATCGACAGCTGCGAGCACACGGCGACAGGTCAAAGGTCGGCCCGGGGAAACCTCGGGCCGGGCCGGGTCGGGCCGGGCCGGGCGTTACCTTGGGGTAGAACATGTGGGCGATTCCCTCTGCGGCGCCGTCCAGCATGAGGCCGCGGATCAGGAAGCAGACCAGAACCACGTAGGGGAAGATGGAGGAGAAATACATGACCTGGAACCGAACAGACGATCAATCTGATCGATTATTGGAAAACCTTCCAGGTGTCGATACGAGCAGCTGACAAGGCAAACGGCCTCAGCTGCTGccgttagcttagcattagctcctGCTAACTGGGTTTAGCATTTACCATTATGATCCTTTATCCATCCCATATTTAGTTCAACTTAAGCCTAAAAACATGTCATGATTTTTATTGATGTTATATTGGTCGacatcaataattattgattaggtttttgttttaattatctgaaatatttccaaaatccTGGTTTCAAGGTaaagtttcaaacttttccagttCCACATTTTGGAGATAAAAATGgtacaaataaactaaaagttcatttcaattaattatttcataatttaataacGGTACTCTGTGCaggaaaaggtaaaaatatgacaaaatgtttttaaatctctttcaTCTCActgatatttacaaaaatatctttAGATTAATGTTTTCACTAAGTTTTCTGGCAgagaatagaaataattttggtgattctgagttaaaagaagaaaagtttagttttgatttaacttccaacagtgagaaaaaataaagtgtttctaaACATCCAGTTCCAGCTGAATGCAGGTtttaaaatctaactttttAACCAAACGTTAGATTCTACTTagtttgaatattaaaaactttCAAGGACTTGATGaagaaatcaagcactttccaaaccttgaaaacaccaaATTGAAATGTAAGCAATTTCCAAACAGAACAACTGAAGCAGAAtcatttcagtcagttttaCGGTAAAAGCTGATGAATGACCTTGACGGAGGACTTGATACCCTTGAACATCCCCAGGCAGACGACGGTCCAGGCGGCCAGCAGGCAGCCCACGATGTACGGGTTGAAGGACCCCACCTGGTCGATGGAGTCGGTGATGTTCAGCGCTCTGCGGTACCAGAAGAACGACGTCGGGGAACTCGCCTCGCATTCCTTCTCTGGACCCAAAACAAACGTCTCACTTTCAGAAAACAAGCCGCTCCACGTGACCTTCGACGCCGCGTGTTTTTACCCGTTACGTTTCCGTGTTTGGGGCACTGTTGCCAGGGCAACGGGTACTGGAAGGAGTTGCCGAGGTAGAAAAGGCTCCAGGCGAGGATGACGTTGTAGTAAAGAGCCACGAAGAAACAGacctgcaaaaaaaacccaaaaacctGTAGAGAATCTAATTCCTCAATAATCCACTCCAAATGCTCAggaatcagtttgttttatagtttgtaacattttcttttcaatgatttttgaattatttttaagcaaaagcAAAGCAGCTATGCTAACATGATGCTGGTCACTTAAGTTACTGAATTTTATgcacaaaactttttttgtttaactgcAAACTTGTGGATTTTGGTTTATTAATGAAccttaaatgtgtttaaataaatgttttttgttcttttcctccCGTCAGTCATCCGGACAGCTTGAATAGAAAAACTGTTTGCAGAATTAAAGCTCTGAATCAAATCTCTAGATACTCAAAGATTCACATctctaacatttatttagttaattgtataaaaactattaaaacatttagcagATTTTAACCACATCAGCTCATGTTTTACAGTATTACTGGTTTTAAGGGAAAAGCTGATGAATGACATATATTATGTGCaatataattaattatattGCTCCAATtaaattcctctttttcttGTCTAAAGGTCAACAGAAGCATCTTTTAGTGAATTCTTGATCATCATAAATCAtaaatctgcagctaaaaatccTTCTAGCgtttgaaaaacaattattctCCTGCAGGGCTGAACTCCtgatgattttattgattaactgattaataattggatgcAAAAGGtgcttattgtatttttttagggaatatgtaaaaaatctataaatttacatatttttgtacacttTTGGCTCCATAACTGATTTGAGAATCTTTTaagcaaattgccttttttgagtctctagttaacgattaattactaaattagttgactattaTTTCAATGATCGATTAATTGCAATAAATCGTTTCAGCTTTCGTTCTGAACGCTGgtagaaaattaaatatctggatggatttccagataaattctaaGAGATGTTCTCTTGGTGTTTTTCTGCTCGTATTTCATcagaataataaacatttcatcCACAGATGCTTCTCGCTGCGTTTTAGACGTCCAGTTTCCTACCACGCAGCTGGAGTAACCGATTCCCGCCAGCCTGGGAGAGATGTACTTCCAGACCCCGATGCTTCCCTGCCGGATGTCCTGGCCGGCCGCCAGCTCCAGGAAGAACAACGGGATTCCCACGACCAGCATCAGCAGCACGTAGAGCAGCAGGAAGGCTCCTGCAGAGAGGCGGCCGAAAGCAGAGGGACGACTTCACTCCAGAGATGGTCAAAAATATGAACATCTGGTCACATTCAGAGAAACTCgatttcaaggtttggaaatgttggcattttTATGGAAACATCAATGTTAGGGAGGGCTGTTAGCAATGCTAGCTATGCTAACTGCTAACATAAGATGctaaagtcattttaaagtcTTGACTCCAcaataagtttgttttgcatGATTATAAAAGCCTGATTTAGAGGAGAAGTTGTAAACATTATTACAG contains:
- the LOC114160283 gene encoding sodium-dependent neutral amino acid transporter B(0)AT2-like, which produces MEKQPLPDDGDKTGAPVPDGGAAGGPPAASEPPSRAGWNSKVEYFLAQVGFSVGLGNVWRFPYLCHQNGGGAFLLLYVLLMLVVGIPLFFLELAAGQDIRQGSIGVWKYISPRLAGIGYSSCVVCFFVALYYNVILAWSLFYLGNSFQYPLPWQQCPKHGNVTEKECEASSPTSFFWYRRALNITDSIDQVGSFNPYIVGCLLAAWTVVCLGMFKGIKSSVKVMYFSSIFPYVVLVCFLIRGLMLDGAAEGIAHMFYPKLSIWADIQVWRQAATQVFFALGLGFGSIIAYSSYNPKNNNCHRDAFTVSFINFLTSLLATLVVFAVLGFRAKERVVTCVKRNLQQLRWQHHAGLLTFNPPPFNLSTPDSVGWQAYSSWFNQHGETLANLTDCDLEKEMQTGVEGTGLAFIAFTEAMTQLPGSPFWSALFFLMLLNLGLSTMFGTMEGILAPLRDRFASLARNKTKLTVASCAAGFLIGLLFTQRCGNYFVTMFDDYSATLPLIIVVVFETFSVSWLYGADRFLDDMEAMLGWRPSVLYKYLWKYVCLLAMLGLLGATTVRMLMETPTYMSWNQETASEVRLPYPGWALAVLALLIIFAMLPVPVGFIYSVLQDRRRPSSRDTETGLYRIVNSDETPMTDMTDADWTDPDRTDPDHRNDPDHRNGFIPSES